In one window of Anser cygnoides isolate HZ-2024a breed goose chromosome 3, Taihu_goose_T2T_genome, whole genome shotgun sequence DNA:
- the AKAP12 gene encoding A-kinase anchor protein 12 isoform X3, which translates to METSPSDSSTKDGVDAEKEDAHIVKQLPSSEEDAEDLEQASETPSYDLGFKKVFKFVGFRFTVKKEKTGKSEPVQLLTVKKETQVTEGADDQKEVSSEETVMPEDAPSAEDNAKDALKNEKTEDESPKTPEANEISSQSSALANDTASPLRKFFSQGLAGFRKKKSFRKPKEDEQPSPTKEEEQEKEGATLTTETSEKEKSESEKQVEEKSVTAVTVETHEKEQTEDGKQESKTETAIGVDASEKEKLLEHDEQDVVTTVATSAKEEKAEDDQEGKLVEVTENIGETEEKTEEGERESEVTEKPLITIPVITDRVNGELKASSEVLPVGENLESTEKCEVSDRTEISSEEKLEAGSSLATEISSEEFKKSEEIEGSKPVPLVKEMLDEKPERAELKISPATDVTEKLEAQGEAHDKTTEKAASKGHETELTLEAAREKSFSTSEQSFDTADDQRSVKPTDEGKVGVVMTDSTKPGEITTEITPEEAAGKRPPEGITNEAELLSSQEKNKLQGSPLKKLFTGTGLKKLSGKKHKGKREESKLGEQGELTQQLSDSPDSPEEQKVESSASSPEELNEIPSLEKSVDGMQVSENEDAAVSDVERKRESVTPWASFKKMVTPKKRVRRPSESDKEEEIDKTKSAAVSATENAAEENQVELKENGMDQKTEKVTEEPKRKVDTSVSWEAFICVGSSKKRARKSSSSDEEAEHKFGQDGQKIEESGQSKETATDAILTSSQESDQGQGNSSPEQAGSPSEGEGISTWESFKRLVTPRRKSKTRMEERTEDSVVGSSLEHSTSDGEPGKDESWVPFRKLMPGRRKKKSDGKPEPTHLKQAREDMAETTEEDSDIPAVVPLSEYEAAEQEKIEAQKVKDAEAMKKQTSEEEGAEKLEDTLGVKQPSEGLVHAVTVTVVEGERAVTSIEERSPSWISAALTECIEQAEEEEEKETEKAFESEVVVEQAVVVAKTVPEMRKDLSDDTAASELELTSEAVTALEETTEASCAEETVEVSFAEETTEMVSAVSQLLETPDTTEEVTPVQEVEATEQNLKELEKQTQKVLHEVAERVKSSEVAQLVSERTMTPTVVTKVQEIESEVKDDAKDGKVAGQETVLLDQSLKRAEHTEDDVQPVESAESIQGRDKIEERGHEGSESSEVSAAMKESTEGYENVDVLRDERQRQACEEVVEDQEISEMQRTVEEPSSQDSKIVTPEEEPLAKQEPSEQEKLPLTELTVDEMRDECIPEVQAAVQNKTEDETSALGLPGEEPVKLEGEGETLTTRPVCTEAVVTVVPVEPERQDKIPELDSQEQTCTESIPSTAPAQGEEEDAALLGVKSTEVTAAEVPTQNEVETCALISETTASEAAEAAEQSVRDGDDRQIVAKDPVPILEPKCIETTETLVQSDETKSGKIEDAMLKTETHSPSDKALTEAMPQTEGDSTSNAASTCLAITENGSTALTDVSPKTSETLSSLVEERTAETEQELVETSNYQGFQKEEGINGQLMEGAKEVFGSGEQEAVRGDECCSTAVQQEVLTAREEGPDSDIVLAESLEAQKMPVPVAAAAVEEHVVAETVTPTDTTAETAEPLATTPEQMVSDEVPFTTIDSSGSETAEPGRAEAPQPQLSPAYMNGIPESPQSTGLPEQPAAPLSDGLSLTHTEFEADVVPSGTIESQSTEIVLNVIQTAVNKLAETEEAFESEQHIKTIGKSPSGTIIPELLENMHVDHQFLVKKEEISSMEQELQQSKVEKHAALIESAEIHATVGKTKDMLLTCEVLEDGQSQNSLSIVPTPEDISKESVRLQKSALELSTSEDSTKDPLDVHPLKLKEKEIGQVTEISDQHIGQQTCAEREEEPCHLPVEDGKMQTWQDDGCQEGTSCDGAQSQNSLAPEALNMC; encoded by the exons ATGGAGACAAGTCCATCTGACTCAAGCACCAAAGATGGTGTAGATGCTGAGAAAGAGGATGCTCATATAGTTAAACAGTTGCCATCTTCGGAAGAAGATGCAGAAGACCTTGAACAAGCATCTGAGACACCATCATATGATCTGGGctttaaaaaggtttttaaatttGTTGGATTCAGATTCacagtgaagaaagagaagacaggAAAATCAGAACCAGTTCAGCTGCTTACtgtaaaaaaggaaacacaagtcACTGAGGGAGCTGATGATCAAAAAGAAGTCAGCTCAGAAGAAACAGTGATGCCTGAAGATGCACCCTCTGCAGAAGACAACGCCAAGGatgcactgaaaaatgaaaaaacggAAGATGAATCTCCTAAAACACCAGAAGCAAATGAGATTAGTTCTCAGTCATCTGCTTTAGCCAATGATACTGCATCACCATTAAGAAAATTTTTTTCTCAGGGATTGGCTGGatttagaaaaaagaagagttttagGAAGCCCAAAGAAGATGAACAACCATCTCCTACAAaagaagaagagcaagaaaaagaggGGGCAACATTAACAACTGAAACCAGCGAAAAGGAGAAATCTGAGTCTGAGAAGCAAGTTGAAGAGAAGAGTGTGACCGCAGTAACCGTTGAAACACACgagaaagaacaaacagaagatgGAAAGCAAGAGTCTAAGACTGAAACAGCCATTGGAGTTGATGcaagtgagaaggaaaagctaCTAGAGCATGATGAGCAGGATGTAGTGACAACTGTTGCTACAAgtgcaaaggaggaaaaagctgaagacGATCAAGAAGGTAAATTGGTAGaagtcacagaaaatattggtgAAACGGAAGAAAAAActgaagaaggagagagagaaagtgaaGTGACAGAGAAACCACTAATAACAATCCCTGTAATCACAGACAGGGTGAATGGAGAATTGAAGGCATCCTCGGAAGTCCTACCTGTAGGAGAAAATCTGGAGTCTACAGAGAAGTGTGAAGTAAGTGACAGAACTGAAATATCCTCTGAAGAGAAACTTGAAGCAGGATCTTCATTGGCAACTGAAATCTCTAGTGAAGAGTTTAAAAAGTCTGAAGAAATAGAAGGAAGTAAACCTGTGCCACTGGTCAAAGAAATGCTTGATGAAAAACCAGAGAGAGCAGAATTGAAAATTTCACCCGCAACAGATGTCACTGAAAAGTTAGAGGCACAAGGAGAAGCTCATGATAAAACCACAGAGAAGGCAGCAAGCAAAGGACACGAGACAGAACTGACTCTGGAGGCTGCTAGAGAAAAGTCCTTTTCTACTTCTGAACAGTCATTTGATACCGCGGATGATCAACGATCAGTCAAACCCACTGATGAAGGCAAAGTTGGTGTAGTTATGACTGATAGTACCAAACCAGGTGAAATAACCACAGAAATAACTcctgaagaagcagcaggaaagaggCCTCCAGAGGGTATCACAAATGAAGCTGAACTGCTctcttctcaagaaaaaaataaactgcaaggCAGTCCTTTAAAGAAACTCTTTACGGGTACTGGATTAAAAAAACTCTCTGGAAAGAAGCATAAAGGCAAAAGAGAAGAATCTAAGTTAGGGGAACAGGGAGAACTAACTCAACAGCTATCAGATTCCCCAGATAGCCCGGAAGAACAAAAGGTAGAGAGTTCTGCTTCTTCTCCTGAGGAGCTGAATGAAATTCCTTCTTTGGAAAAATCCGTAGATGGAATGCAGGtctctgaaaatgaagatgctgcagtttcagatgtggagagaaaaagagaaagtgttACTCCGTGGGCATCATTTAAAAAGATGGTGACTCCCAAGAAACGTGTCAGAAGACCTTCTGAAAgtgacaaagaagaagaaattgatAAGACAAAGAGTGCTGCAGTGTCtgcaactgaaaatgcagctgaagaaaatcaggtagagttaaaagaaaatgggatggaccagaaaacagagaaagtcaCAGAAGAGCCCAAAAGAAAGGTTGACACCTCTGTGTCTTGGGAAGCCTTTATATGTGTAGgttcttcaaagaaaagagCCAGGAAATCATCATCATCTGATGAAGAAGCTGAGCATAAGTTTGGTCAAGATGGCCAAAAAATAGAAGAATCTGGACAGAgcaaagaaacagcaacagATGCAATTCTTACTAGTTCTCAGGAGAGTGATCAAGGACAAGGGAATTCCTCTCCAGAACAAGCTGGAAGCCCATCTGAAGGCGAAGGTATTTCAACATGGGAGTCATTTAAAAGGTTAGTCACTCCAAGAAGGAAATCCAAAACCAGAATGGAAGAGAGAACTGAAGACTCTGTTGTGGGATCTAGCCTGGAACATTCAACATCGGATGGTGAGCCTGGAAAAGATGAATCATGGGTTCCATTTAGAAAACTTATGCCTGGCCGTAGGAAGAAAAAGTCAGATGGAAAGCCAGAACCAACGCATCTTAAACAAGCAAGAGAAGACATGGCAGAAACAACTGAGGAAGATTCAGATATTCCAGCTGTTGTTCCTTTGTCTGAATATGAAGcagcagagcaagagaaaaTTGAAGCCCAGAAAGTGAAAGATGCTGaagcaatgaaaaaacaaacctcagaggaagaaggagcagaaaaattAGAAGACACCCTAGGAGTTAAGCAACCCAGTGAAGGGCTGGTACATGCAGTCACTGTTACTGTTGTGGAAGGGGAAAGAGCCGTTACCAGTATTGAAGAAAGGTCACCATCGTGGATATCTGCTGCTCTGACAGAGTGCATTGAGCAggcagaagaagaggaagagaaagaaactgagaaagcaTTTGAATCAGAAGTTGTTGTAGAACAAGCAGTGGTAGTTGCTAAGACAGTGCCAGAGATGAGAAAGGATCTAAGTGATGATACTGCAGCAAGTGAGTTAGAGTTAACCTCAGAGGCAGTGACGGCTCTGGAGGAGACAACTGAAGCTTCCTGTGCTGAGGAAACAGTGGAAGTATCCTTTGCTGAGGAGACAACCGAGATGGTTTCTGCTGTTTCACAGTTGTTAGAAACCCCAGATACTACAGAAGAAGTTACACCAGTACAAGAAGTAGAAGCCACTGAACAAAATTTGAAAGAATTAGAGAAGCAGACGCAAAAAGTTCTTCACGAAGTTGCTGAAAGAGTAAAATCATCAGAAGTAGCACAGCTGGTTAGTGAAAGAACCATGACACCAACTGTAGTTACAAAAGTGCAAGAAATTGAGTCAGAAGTGAAAGATGATGCTAAAGATGGGAAAGTTGCAGGTCAGGAAACAGTTTTGCTTGATCAGTCCTTGAAAAGAGCAGAACACACAGAGGATGATGTCCAGCCAGTGGAAAGTGCAGAGAGCATTCAGGGCAGAGATAAAATTGAAGAGAGAGGACATGAAGGTTCAGAAAGTAGTGAAGTATCTGCTGCAATGAAAGAAAGTACAGAAGGATATGAAAATGTGGATGTATTGAGAGATGAAAGGCAGCGGCAGGCGTGTGAAGAAGTTGTAGAAGACcaagaaatatctgaaatgcaGAGGACAGTTGAGGAACCTTCATCACAAGACAGCAAAATAGTCACTCCTGAGGAAGAGCCATTAGCAAAGCAGGAGCCTTCAGAACAAGAGAAACTGCCACTAACAGAGTTAACAGTGGATGAGATGAGAGACGAATGTATTCCAGAAGTCCAGGCTGCA GTGCAGAACAAGACCGAAGATGAAACCTCTGCCTTGGGGCTTCCAGGTGAAGAGCCCGTGAAGCTTGAAGGAGAGGGCGAAACTCTCACCACAAGACCAGTGTGCACAGAAGCAGTTGTCACTGTGGTCCCTGTTGAACCTGAAAGACAAGACAAAATTCCTGAGTTAGACTCACAAGAGCAAACTTGTACTGAAAGCATTCCGAGCACGGCACCTGCccagggagaggaagaagatgCTGCGCTCCTTGGAGTAAAAAGCACAGAAGTCACTGCTGCTGAGGTCCCGACGCAGAATGAGGTAGAAACCTGTGCCCTTATCTCTGAAACCACAGcctcagaagcagcagaagctgctgagcagAGTGTGAGGGATGGGGATGATAGGCAGATAGTGGCAAAAGATCCTGTCCCCATCCTAGAGCCAAAATGCATAGAAACAACTGAAACCCTCGTCCAGAGTGATGAAACCAAAAGTGGCAAAATAGAAGATGCCATGCTCAAAACTGAAACACACTCACCAAGTGATAAGGCTCTCACTGAGGCCATGCCCCAGACTGAAGGAGACAGCACATCTAATGCAGCATCAACATGCCTAGCTATCACTGAAAATGGAAGCACTGCCCTCACTGACGTAAGTCCTAAGACAAGTGAAACGCTAAGCAGCTTAGTTGAAGAAAGGactgcagaaacagaacaagaacTTGTAGAAACCTCGAACTATCAAGGCTTTCAGAAAGAAGAAGGCATAAACGGGCAATTGATGGAAGGAGCCAAAGAAGTATTTGGATCTGGAGAACAGGAAGCAGTGAGGGGTGATGAATGTTGTTCAACAGCTGTCCAGCAAGAGGTTTTAACTGCGCGGGAGGAGGGCCCCGACTCAGACATCGTATTAGCTGAGAGCTTGGAGGCTCAGAAAATGCCTGTGCCTGTAGCAGCTGCAGCAGTTGAAGAGCATGTCGTGGCAGAAACCGTCACGCCCACAGACACAACAGCCGAAACTGCAGAGCCTTTGGCAACCACACCAGAGCAAATGGTTTCTGATGAGGTCCCATTTACCACCATTGACTCTTCAGGCAGTGAAACTGCAGAGCCTGGTAGGGCAGAAGCACCCCAGCCTCAACTAAGTCCCGCTTACATGAATGGAATACCAGAGAGTCCCCAGAGCACGGGACTACCCGAACAGCCTGCTGCTCCTTTAAGTGATGGTCTCTCCCTCACCCACACAGAATTTGAGGCGGATGTTGTTCCTTCTGGGACTATAGAGTCCCAGAGTACAGAAATTGTACTGAATGTCATCCAGACGGCCGTTAACAAACttgcagaaacagaagaggCCTTTGAGTCAGAGCAGCACATTAAGACCATAGGGAAGAGCCCATCAGGTACAATTATACCTGAACTTCTGGAAAACATGCATGTGGATCACCAGTTCCTGgtaaaaaaggaagagatatCAAGTATGGAACAAGAGCTCCAGCAATCCAAAGTAGAGAAACATGCTGCATTAATAGAGTCTGCAGAAATTCATGCAActgtaggaaaaacaaaagacatgCTGTTAACTTGTGAGGTGCTGGAAGATGGACAAAGTCAGAATTCTCTAAGTATTGTGCCTACCCCTGAAGACATTTCAAAGGAAAGTGTAAGACTTCAGAAATCAGCATTAGAGCTAAGTACTTCAGAAGACTCAACCAAAGACCCTCTAGATGTACACCCActaaaactgaaggaaaaggagattGGGCAGGTTACAGAAATCTCAGACCAACATATAGGTCAGCAAACGTGTgcagaaagggaggaagaaccATGTCACCTACCGGTGGAGGACGGGAAGATGCAGACGTGGCAAGATGATGGTTGCCAAGAAGGCACGTCTTGTGATGGTGCACAAAGTCAGAACTCCTTGGCTCCCGAGGCCTTGAAT ATGTGCTAA